Proteins co-encoded in one Candidatus Thorarchaeota archaeon genomic window:
- a CDS encoding B-box zinc finger protein, whose product MDRSEVVTLCPVCGGKVQLTHDDKVNRCEYCGSPMLGPSQNRDCVNHPGRLAKGVCRVCGDLVCEECMEQRVGDYGGKLLTVVNCRKADCVSASSWAQPLNREYMRLTNMDWADRVDSVIFRLAGIGGLLFMVFELFFILAMVYVQFFTSWGMANIPRLFIPGDVIVTLGILGNLLSAVILQTALQTYVHDRQFGSGGILLASLVLEVAFLLFRGLAYGLLQYPDPRLPWFLLLSFLLATVLAFVGALGALAVGYKKRRQVRTARLRLGLAV is encoded by the coding sequence ATGGACCGTTCAGAAGTCGTCACTCTGTGCCCAGTCTGCGGCGGCAAGGTTCAGCTAACTCATGATGACAAGGTCAACAGATGCGAGTACTGCGGCAGTCCCATGTTGGGTCCAAGCCAGAATCGAGACTGCGTGAATCATCCCGGCAGGCTGGCCAAGGGAGTCTGCCGTGTGTGCGGCGACCTCGTATGTGAGGAGTGCATGGAACAGAGAGTCGGTGACTATGGCGGCAAGCTGCTCACCGTTGTCAACTGCAGGAAGGCCGACTGTGTGTCTGCCAGTTCTTGGGCACAACCTCTCAACAGGGAATACATGAGATTAACCAACATGGACTGGGCTGACCGTGTGGACTCGGTCATATTTCGTCTTGCCGGCATCGGTGGACTGCTCTTCATGGTCTTTGAACTGTTCTTCATTCTTGCAATGGTCTATGTTCAGTTCTTCACATCATGGGGCATGGCCAACATCCCAAGGCTCTTCATCCCCGGCGATGTCATCGTCACACTGGGCATACTCGGCAACCTCCTGTCTGCCGTCATCCTCCAGACCGCGCTGCAGACGTATGTCCATGACAGACAGTTCGGCTCCGGCGGCATACTCCTGGCGTCGCTGGTCCTGGAGGTGGCCTTTCTCCTATTCAGAGGCCTGGCCTACGGGCTCCTGCAGTACCCGGACCCAAGGTTGCCTTGGTTCCTCCTACTGTCGTTCCTGTTAGCCACAGTCCTCGCGTTCGTTGGAGCGCTTGGTGCACTGGCGGTCGGTTACAAGAAACGCAGGCAAGTCAGGACTGCTCGCCTGCGCTTGGGTCTTGCAGTATGA
- a CDS encoding D-cysteine desulfhydrase family protein codes for MPPERLLEMLDRIPRVQLGFFPTPLHRAVNLGESLGLKELWMKRDDLTGVEFGGNKTRKLEFAVADALQNRCDTLVTVGAVQSNSCRQTAAAAAKYGLRCILLLAGQQPETLQGNLLLDTLLGAELKFYPDDDFMSLTQRLPTVIETLEELGLKPYALPAGVFTPLGSLGYVAAMKELREQMDKVGFYPERIVTATSTGGTLAGMIVGAKAYDIDAEIIAYSVLDDEATLSSRVLGMVSRIVKEYPGIVEPFEPNFTVDDRFLGAGYGVIEEGVKSAIRMFAKNEGVFLDPVYTAKSGLGLMRMALSGEVDRDTPVLYWHTGGQPALFAYASEL; via the coding sequence TTGCCACCGGAGAGATTGCTTGAGATGTTGGATAGGATTCCTCGCGTTCAGTTGGGCTTCTTTCCCACACCACTTCACCGCGCGGTCAACCTTGGCGAGTCTTTGGGTCTCAAGGAGCTCTGGATGAAGCGTGACGACCTGACCGGAGTTGAGTTCGGTGGTAACAAGACACGAAAGCTTGAATTCGCGGTTGCAGACGCACTTCAGAATCGCTGTGACACACTAGTGACTGTCGGCGCAGTCCAGAGCAACTCATGTCGCCAGACTGCTGCTGCCGCAGCCAAGTATGGACTCAGGTGCATCCTCCTGCTTGCGGGACAGCAGCCGGAAACACTTCAGGGCAACCTTCTCCTCGATACGCTGTTGGGTGCAGAGCTGAAGTTCTATCCGGACGACGACTTCATGAGCCTGACACAGCGTCTGCCAACGGTCATAGAGACACTTGAAGAGCTCGGGCTCAAACCATATGCACTCCCGGCTGGCGTGTTCACTCCTCTGGGCTCGCTTGGCTACGTCGCGGCCATGAAGGAGCTGAGAGAACAGATGGACAAGGTCGGCTTCTATCCAGAGCGAATAGTGACCGCCACAAGCACTGGAGGCACACTGGCGGGCATGATAGTCGGTGCCAAGGCATACGACATTGACGCTGAGATCATCGCATACTCGGTACTGGATGATGAGGCCACGCTCAGTTCACGGGTCTTGGGGATGGTCTCCAGAATAGTGAAGGAGTACCCAGGCATTGTGGAGCCATTTGAGCCGAACTTCACTGTTGACGACAGGTTTCTTGGGGCAGGTTACGGTGTCATCGAAGAGGGCGTCAAGAGTGCCATACGGATGTTTGCCAAGAACGAGGGCGTATTCCTTGATCCCGTGTACACAGCGAAGAGCGGTCTCGGTCTCATGAGAATGGCACTGTCAGGTGAAGTGGACCGGGACACTCCAGTCCTATACTGGCATACGGGAGGTCAGCCAGCACTGTTCGCGTATGCATCTGAACTCTGA
- a CDS encoding VIT1/CCC1 transporter family protein — MSNEEDDRRQTSNENEGLIERVRRALELTEGVEIARRYMAMNAFDGALTMLGLILGGLFTIDSTHPEVSFAAVLLAASGATVAMTISGFSGSYLAERAERDREVQDIGRAMLRDMSDTMYARASKTTSIVVALVDGASPAVTALIVLSPLLLVPIGVLNYYSAFEVAIVMCLVLLYLLGVFLGHVSRKNVWKYGLRTLTAGVITAILMLLIAFATGEIA, encoded by the coding sequence GTGAGCAACGAAGAAGACGACAGACGACAGACATCCAACGAGAATGAGGGACTCATTGAGCGTGTCAGAAGGGCACTCGAACTCACAGAAGGTGTTGAGATTGCCCGACGCTACATGGCGATGAATGCATTCGACGGCGCCCTCACAATGCTTGGGCTCATTCTCGGTGGTCTCTTCACAATTGACTCGACGCACCCGGAGGTCTCATTCGCAGCTGTCCTGCTTGCAGCCTCTGGTGCCACGGTTGCAATGACCATCTCTGGCTTCAGCGGGTCATACCTCGCAGAGCGAGCTGAGAGAGACCGTGAGGTTCAGGACATAGGACGGGCAATGCTACGGGACATGTCTGACACCATGTACGCAAGGGCCTCGAAGACAACATCGATCGTGGTGGCCCTTGTGGATGGGGCGTCTCCCGCTGTGACCGCTCTCATAGTGCTGAGTCCACTTCTGCTGGTGCCGATCGGAGTCCTCAACTACTACTCCGCTTTCGAGGTCGCAATCGTCATGTGCCTCGTGCTACTCTACCTGCTAGGTGTGTTCCTCGGACATGTGTCGAGAAAGAACGTCTGGAAATATGGGCTTCGCACGCTGACCGCAGGAGTCATAACTGCAATTCTGATGCTTCTGATAGCCTTTGCCACCGGAGAGATTGCTTGA
- the ade gene encoding adenine deaminase, with product MIDVASGRTRADLVLKNAQVVNVFTDEIEKADVAIHKSYIAGIGKYQGSKTVDLQGKYVVPSFIDGHVHVESSMVMPIQYARAVVPRGTGAVIADPHEIANVLGMEGIMYMSKSMRGGPLEFYIMLPSCVPATELETNGVTLDFLDVKPLMTEHYVLGLAEAMNYPGVVYRDPEILEKIGVALARGKRIDGHAPGLKGLDLNAYVAARITSEHECTTIEEATEKLSRGMHIHIREGSTARNLQSLVGLITPSTALFCSFVTDDRNTLDLLTKGHIDSMVRDAISYGLDPVLAIKVATLSTARHYGLQFVGAVAPGYHADIAVLDSLEKVKVRQVYKQGVLVAEKGKMVGEFGVELQPRLRRSVNIHWLEPEDFQVKARGTHMNVIGMIPHQLITEHLIEETHTVDGIAVPDVDRDLAKVAIIERHNASAPRAIGFVKGTGIRDGAMVSSVAHDSHNIVAVATNDHDLIEAAIQIVRMQGGIAIVRDGKVLSSLPLPIAGLMSDQSVEYVMEKLKELKEAAHKIGTTLDEPFMAMAFLSLPVIPKLKITDLGLIDVVHFRTIDLFDVPK from the coding sequence ATGATTGATGTGGCCTCCGGCAGGACCCGAGCTGATCTGGTTCTCAAGAACGCACAGGTTGTGAATGTGTTCACCGATGAGATTGAGAAGGCAGATGTTGCAATTCACAAGAGCTACATAGCTGGCATCGGCAAATACCAAGGCAGCAAGACCGTGGACTTGCAGGGCAAATACGTAGTTCCGAGTTTCATTGATGGTCACGTCCATGTCGAGTCAAGCATGGTCATGCCAATTCAGTATGCTCGGGCGGTTGTTCCTCGGGGTACGGGCGCGGTCATCGCTGACCCGCACGAGATAGCGAATGTTCTGGGCATGGAGGGCATCATGTACATGTCCAAGAGCATGCGTGGGGGTCCGCTCGAGTTCTACATAATGCTTCCTTCCTGCGTTCCAGCAACGGAGCTGGAGACGAATGGTGTGACCCTTGACTTTCTTGATGTGAAGCCGCTGATGACCGAGCACTACGTCCTCGGACTTGCAGAGGCGATGAACTATCCCGGCGTGGTGTATCGAGATCCGGAGATTCTTGAGAAGATAGGTGTGGCACTAGCGAGAGGCAAGAGAATAGATGGCCATGCCCCAGGTCTGAAAGGCCTCGACCTGAACGCGTACGTCGCAGCGAGAATCACCAGCGAACACGAGTGCACAACGATAGAAGAGGCGACCGAGAAGCTATCACGCGGAATGCACATACACATTCGGGAGGGGTCGACCGCAAGGAACCTTCAAAGCCTGGTGGGACTCATCACGCCATCGACCGCTCTCTTCTGCTCGTTCGTTACCGATGACCGCAACACGCTGGACCTTCTCACAAAGGGGCACATCGACAGCATGGTTCGGGATGCAATATCATACGGTCTGGACCCAGTCTTGGCAATCAAGGTGGCCACGCTGTCAACTGCAAGACACTACGGACTCCAGTTCGTCGGAGCAGTGGCACCCGGGTACCACGCAGACATTGCAGTGCTTGACTCGCTTGAGAAGGTGAAGGTCCGGCAGGTGTACAAGCAGGGTGTTCTCGTGGCGGAAAAGGGCAAGATGGTGGGAGAGTTCGGAGTCGAGTTGCAACCCAGACTGAGACGGTCCGTGAACATTCACTGGCTTGAGCCCGAGGACTTCCAGGTGAAGGCTCGTGGCACACACATGAACGTCATTGGGATGATTCCTCATCAACTCATCACAGAACACCTGATTGAGGAGACCCACACGGTCGATGGTATTGCGGTCCCTGATGTGGACAGAGACCTCGCAAAGGTGGCAATCATCGAGCGTCACAATGCCTCAGCTCCAAGAGCCATCGGATTTGTCAAGGGCACAGGTATTCGCGACGGAGCGATGGTCAGTTCTGTGGCACATGACAGTCACAATATTGTTGCAGTGGCTACAAATGACCACGACCTCATCGAAGCCGCCATACAGATTGTCCGAATGCAGGGCGGAATTGCAATCGTCAGAGACGGCAAAGTGCTGTCTTCGCTACCCTTGCCCATAGCCGGGCTGATGTCCGACCAGTCTGTAGAGTATGTGATGGAGAAGCTGAAGGAGCTGAAGGAGGCGGCCCACAAGATTGGCACCACGCTGGACGAGCCATTCATGGCCATGGCGTTCCTCTCGCTGCCAGTGATTCCGAAATTGAAGATCACGGACCTGGGACTGATTGACGTGGTGCACTTCAGGACGATTGACCTGTTCGATGTTCCCAAGTGA